In Pseudomonadota bacterium, the DNA window GTGCAAATAGAGCCGTTGGAAGTGCTGCCTGATTGGCACTTGAGGCGTTCTGAATGGAGACAAATAGCGCTACGAACCAAAGAGGAAGAACTTTGAGAGCGTAGCCATCTCTACAGGCGTTAATAAGAGCAAAGAGCATCATCGCAAGCAGTGGCGCCCAGGCTAGCGCCCCTAGCACAAATGGATCGCGTCCAACCGAGCCAATGACGGCGAGGGTTGGAAGAGCGCTTGCTAGCCACAGTAGCATTGGAGCTTGGGCCAACTTAGGAGAGAGCTGTCGAAGTACCAAAAAAGTGCCGCATAGGATCGTTAGTAGCTGTGTTGTTAATACCTCATTGGCGGTAAAGGGTGCTAGAGTTGCCATTAATAAGTGCAACTGGATCGAGAAAAAGAGCCGGCAGAGATAGTAGATAAGCTGCAATCAAGAACCCAAGCAGAGCGAAAATTTTTGACATCACGGCACCTTATTGAGTCTTATTGAGATCGAACGTAGAGATGAAACGCTGTAGGGGTGAGATGCTCTTGATAGTGACCGCTTGCCCAAGCGGGCACTCGGAGAGTTCAATCAGAGAGATATTTGGCGCAGCTTTATATGGCTTCAGTGTGCAGTGAGAGCTAGTTAAAAATGGAAAGTAGGTAAATTTAATAACTACTCTATCCGTTTTTGGTGTCAGGGTGAGTGAGTTGTTGGTAAATGTAATGTTTGTAGCCTCGCCCAAGAGGGCATAGTTCGGTGTAAACCCTACCCGTTTGTACAGGGTAAATTTATCCCCATGCCAGACCCGCTTGTAGTCGTTTTGATGCGTATGGAAGAATGCGAGCCAGCTCGGTTCATGCGCCAGTACAACTGAGGCGTTCATCAGGTCGAGGTACTCAGCAACTCCGGCCGCCCCCCTTTTAATAAAGCTCTCTGGGATCGGTTGCTTATATCGCCAGATATTATGGGCGTAGCTACTTGCAACGAGGGGCACCCCGGTCCAGAAGGTAAGTGGGGCCAGGTGACCACCGCTAAGCTCATGTAGTACGCAGCCAGAGAAGACCCCTCTGCTGCCATCTGCAGTGTGGGTTGAAAGAGCACCGATCAAATCATCTACAGCTCCGTTTTTAAAGCGGTAGATCTCGGTTGATTGATTTAGGACTATAGCTGATGCAGCAAGGGGAGAGAGTAGGAGGAAGCTTCCAGCGATGCTGCCGGCTAATCTATAGAGCTTCCCATCTTTAAACGAGGTGAATAGCGCCGTCAGATAACGCGCAACAGGAAAGGTGAGCAGGAGGGCGGCGATAATCACCATCCTATCAAGCTCAAGTTGTGGTTTAAGTGAAACTCCAAAGGTTCCTAAAAATATGAGCCAGCCGATAATAAGAGCAAATCCAACGCGAACTACCCCAGTTAGGGTTAAGAGGGCCGGTAGAGCAAATACAAGTAAGAGTGGGTTTATTGAGATCGCTTGGGTATGGAGCTCCCTTAGTGCCCTCTTAATATCGAGGGAGCCAGCTCTATGACGAAAGTCCCGTTGATCCTGCGGTAGCGCGGGGTCTGGAGATCCTAGCGTTTGGATCTGAGATGCAGATGGTGCGCCAGAACCCTCTGCATTGAGAAAGTTTCCAACGTTTGAAACCTTATACATCATAGCTATCCAGGGCAGGTTAAGGCAAATGAGCAGCAACACCGCTACGAGATGACGGGGGGAGCGTATTAGACGGGCAGCTCGCGCGAGGGCCAGTAACCCGAGGGGCGAGATAGCCAGCATCGAGGGAGACCATAAGAAGGTCAGGGTTGTAACGACTACTAGGAGTGCGATCTGGCGCCAGCTCGGTTTCTTATCGTTTAGAAACTTAATGGAGAGAGCCACACAGAGTGGGAATAGGGTAGCGCTTACAAGGAAGCCCATCGTGCCGTATTTTAGCCCCCAGCGGTACCACAATAGGCCGCTACTAACCGAGAGTATTGCGGCAACGGCAGCCGTAGTTCGTCCGCCACCAAAGGTACGTGCTGCCAGGTAGCTTGCTGCGGGTAGGAGTAGCCAGAGAAAAGATACTACGATGATGTTGTATATAGATTCGACCGGAAAGAGATAGACCAATGGAGCGGCGAGGAGAAAGGCATTCAGCGCCCCCGTTGCAAAGAAGTCCCTGGCATCTATCCCTGCATTCCATAAGGGGTACCAGAATGGGATCGAGGGAAAGTTCTCTTTAAGAAGCCGTAGGCGAAAGAGGAACATCGTGTGGTCATCAGAGATAAGTAGCTCGCCCTGTGAGGTTAATACGAAGGACCAGATTAGAATCCCGAGTGATAGAATGAGCCACGTTTTAAGTAAGATTGCTGAGCTTGACCTTCTTAATATTAGATAACAGAGCCCGGCCGAGAGCAGCAGCTCTCCCCGAATAAATGGACCTTGAAAGAAGCCCCAAGGCCTAGAGAGCCAGTCTGAGAAGAAGATAAACACTAGCCCCGCTGTCCATACAACAGGGTGAGAGAGCTCTTTAGTATTCGGAAGGCGATTTTGACGTAGTAGGGAGTATGAGGTAACTACTATAGCTAGTAGGAGTCCGAGCACGACTGGAAAGCGCCCAGCCGGTATTATCACCGCAAGGTCAGGGCTCCAGAAGCGCCAAGCGCCCCCTGCAAGGCCAAGTACGATCAGGAGCAGAGCTGAGGATGCCGCGATATTCATGTATACATAGTGCTGTAGGGTGCCGCTTCAAAGGTAACACTCTATAACGGCTGCGGAGGGGGGTCAAAAGGCTAGTTATTATGGTTCCTCACCAATAAGTGTGGGTACTAAGAGCAGTTTCAGTTCCCGTTCCAGCGGTAAGCACAAATTGATACATTTTAACCACCTACAAGCTATACTGCGGTGAATAGTTAAGAAAATTAGCACTTTGGCCGATATCTGTGTTGGGAGGCGAAGAATGAAGCTGTATCAATCAAAGGTAGATAGCGCTGGTCGATCGGGTGGAAGTGGGGCCGGTCGTGTATCTGAAGCCCAGCAAATCCTCTCCGGCTATACGCACGATGAGCAACGTATTATTCTTCACAATCTCGAAACTGTAGCTGGGATGTCCAAATACATCGGGCAGGACTTTCAGATGAAGGTGTTGCTCAACAAACCTGGTGGGGGCTGGCACTGGAACTTTGAACGAAACGAGGTGCGGGTTGATCCTGAAACCCTTCTAAAAGCCCCCCTTGATGTTTCAAAAGCGATCTACTGCCACGAGGGCTTTCATCGACGCATTACGCCGAAGGATGGTGTGCCGAAGGCAGAGTGGGGAGAGCCCGGATTGCCGTTCTTAGTGAATAGCATCGAAGATCCTCGCATTGAAAATTTTGGAGGCGAGGCGTATCCGGCGTATCGACCTCTGCGTGATGCCTCGTACAGACACTATGCGAATGAGGCTCAGGGGATCGCTGCAGAGAAGCTCGGACGAATTCCCAAACACATTCGAGCTGGCCTAGAGCTCATCAATCAGTGGTTTCTGGAGGCTGAAGGAAAACCGTTTGAGATCCCTGATTCTCTCGACCCTGCTGTCAAGGGATTTGTCGCAACCGTACTTAAAGATGCGCAGGACGCCTGGTGGCGGTACCCGTTGCGTTCCGAAGTTGACTGGGAACCAGAAAAGGTAAAGCAGTACTTCCAGGACGCTTACAAGATTATCCGCGAAAAAGTGTGGCCCGAGTTCAAGAAACTCTACGAGCAGGATCGACAGGAGGGGCTCCACGATGAAGCGATGAGGGACCTGCAAGGTAAGCAGTCAGGTGATTCACAGCAGGGGCAAGAGGGGGGCTCACCGCAGCCAGGCTCCCCAGAGCCGCTCTCAGAGCAGGAGGTTCGCGAGCTTCTCAAAGCGGCCAAGGAGGGCAAGGTGAAGCCGAGCGAGGGCAACTCGGAAGGGGCAAGGCCCCTAGAGCTCTCTCACTTACCACCGGACCTTCAGAAAGAGGTCGCTGATTACGTCAAGAGCTTGCCAAAGGAGACACAGAGCGAACTTCAGGAAAAGGCCGATGCTAGGTTAGGGGAAGCCTCAAAGGAGGCAGCAGAGGCCCTTGAAGGAAAGGCTGCTCAACAGGAGCCGGCTACGGCGGGAGGGGAGAGATCTCCAATAGCGACTGAGAGAGGACCTTCACCTACAGCGGAGCAGGACGATTTCAAGGGAGTAGATTTAAGCGAGCTTAGGCAACACGTCACGATACCGAAGGAGGATCTCGATAAAATCAGGGAGGAGTTTGCGCACCTTATTAACGAAGATAGAGGGCTCTATCACAATACGGTGCGTGAGATTGCGCCTACCATCAATCAACTTGAGAATGATCTGCGCACCATCTTTCAAAAGCGTCGACAGAGCCATCGTGAAAGTGGTCGGCGCTCGGGGCCTACCCTAAACATCGATCGCTTTATTAGAGAGCGCGCCTCGGGGGTGCCTGCTGTCGAGAGTCGCGCGTTTGAAGCCAAGACCCGCCCTCTTGCAAAAGACTATGCTGTTCTTATCTTGGTCGATGTTTCAGGCTCTATGCAGGACAAAATTCACCATGCGTTTGCCGCGACGGTTGCTTGTACCGAGGCGCTCTCTCGCCTAAAGATTGAGCATTCGATCCTGGGCTTTAACAAAAAGCTTCACACCTACAAAGGCTTTCAAGGTGAAGCCGACCCGGCGAGACTCGAAACTATTGAGCAGGAGGTGCACACGTCATCTGCTCAGTACAATAACGACGGC includes these proteins:
- a CDS encoding VWA domain-containing protein, which gives rise to MKLYQSKVDSAGRSGGSGAGRVSEAQQILSGYTHDEQRIILHNLETVAGMSKYIGQDFQMKVLLNKPGGGWHWNFERNEVRVDPETLLKAPLDVSKAIYCHEGFHRRITPKDGVPKAEWGEPGLPFLVNSIEDPRIENFGGEAYPAYRPLRDASYRHYANEAQGIAAEKLGRIPKHIRAGLELINQWFLEAEGKPFEIPDSLDPAVKGFVATVLKDAQDAWWRYPLRSEVDWEPEKVKQYFQDAYKIIREKVWPEFKKLYEQDRQEGLHDEAMRDLQGKQSGDSQQGQEGGSPQPGSPEPLSEQEVRELLKAAKEGKVKPSEGNSEGARPLELSHLPPDLQKEVADYVKSLPKETQSELQEKADARLGEASKEAAEALEGKAAQQEPATAGGERSPIATERGPSPTAEQDDFKGVDLSELRQHVTIPKEDLDKIREEFAHLINEDRGLYHNTVREIAPTINQLENDLRTIFQKRRQSHRESGRRSGPTLNIDRFIRERASGVPAVESRAFEAKTRPLAKDYAVLILVDVSGSMQDKIHHAFAATVACTEALSRLKIEHSILGFNKKLHTYKGFQGEADPARLETIEQEVHTSSAQYNNDGWALQQAAKQLSAAPQKKHILIVISDGVPVPSSKYSGAEYDLKKTTSDIELKQKIHLIGLGMGPGTEHVDKFYTNN